In Antarcticibacterium arcticum, the genomic stretch ACCCAATGTAGAAAGTGCAACTCCCTGCCACATCACAGGTTTTATGGCCTTCCAACTGGTATCCAGACCCCCTGAGAATAAAATGAAATTAAGAGATACTATCCCAATAAACTGGGCAAGCTGGGGGTCTTCAAAATTTATCTTTCCTATCCCTTCAGATCCTGCAAGTATCCCCACAAGTAAAAATAAAATAAGTGTGGGTACACCAAATTTATAGGAGGTTTTACCTGCCAGAATACTAATTAGTAATAGAAGGGAGCCAATTAAGAGAATATTTTCTGTAGTAATTTCCATGGATGCTTATGAGGCTATAGCTTATATTACAATCATTTAGGGTGTTTAAGTAAAAAAAATGAAGCCTTATGAGCTTCATTAATGTTTCAGGTAAATTTAAAAACTTATTGGCCGTTCTCCTTTAAAAGTTCGGGAAATTTTTGTTTAAATTTATTTAAACGGGGCAATGAAACCCTTTGTACATAAGGATTATTAGGATTCAGCTTTTCATAATTCTGGTGATAATCTTCGGCCACCCAAAATTTTAGAAAGGGGAGAACCTCTGCCGCAATTGGCTTGTCATAATTTTTTGCAGTTTGAGATTTAATCTTTTCTATAATATCCTTTTGTTGCTGGTTTTGATAAAAAATAATTGACCGGTACTGCGATCCTATATCCGGTCCCTGTCCATTCACCTGGGTAGGGTTCTGTGAACCAAAATATATTTTAACGAGGGTCTCAAAATTAATGACCTTTGGATCATAGATTACTTCTACAGCTTCAGCATGACCTGTTTTGCCGGTATTGCTGGATTCATAGGTAGGGTTTTTAGTGTGGCCCCCGGCATATCCTGAGATCACTTCATCTACCCCTTTTACACTTTCGTAAACAGCTTCAACACACCAAAAACAACCACTGGCGAAGTAGGCCCGCGCCATACCGTTTTCAATGGGCACCGGTACCGGCTCGGCATTTGCAATTTCATCCCGTGTTACTGTTTGGGTATTCCCGTTTCCGCAGGAAAAAATAAAAATAGAAAAGCTTAAAAGAAATATAGATCTCATATTATTTTAATTTGTACTCACCTTCCAGGGTTTTTTTACCAAACAAGGCATAGTCCATTGCTAAGTCGCCATTAATTTTAAAACCTAACCAATCAAGATCAATACTTCCCTTTGACTGCGGTGTAATTTTTGCAATCGCACTATTGCGGTCAAAATCCTTCCACGGCATATCTTTACCCTGTGTATTGCGGGCAGAAGGTTCTACAAGGAATACATCGATTGAATTATCGCTGTTCTTTTGCAAACGGGCACTAATGTACATTTCACCCGGCACAAGGCATAACTCCTGGGTTCCCGATGTATTTAGATCTACACAATAACAGTGACAATTGGTATCACTTTCTTCCCCGGTTTTGATATATTTACCCGTAGTGTTAGAAACAGAGCGGTCCGGATTGCTTGTGTTGTTGCCACTGCCGGGATCTTCATTGTTTGTGGAATCTATATCTTCATTATAAATATTCCTGTCCTTAGTAACACCGGATCCTTCAAATTCAGGATTGTTGGGATCACGGGTATCACCTTCAATAGTTATAACATCATCACTTTCTTTAACATCATCTCCTGAATTGGAATTTTTACAAGAGGAAGCCACTACAAATAGCAGGGCGAATACGAGGGGAAATTTATTGATATTCATACAAGGGGTTTTTTGACTGAACAATAAAGTTAGGCTTTAATATGAATATTAATGTGAAGAGGATGTTAATGGAATTAACCAAAAATAAAATGGGTATTTAAAAGAATGCTTTTAAATACCCATCAAATATAATTTGAGAAAATATCTTAGATCTTGGAGAAGAACGAAGACATTTTTTCCTGTTCTTCTTTAGCAAGATCCTCATCTACTAAAATTCTACCACTGTGTTCATCTGTGATGATCTTTCTTCTACCGGAAATTTCAACGATAACCTGTGGTGGAATTGTAAAATATGAACCTCCTGAAGCACCACGTTCTACCGGTACCACTGCAAGACCATTTTTTACATTATTACGTATACGCTTGTATGCACTAATAAGA encodes the following:
- the msrA gene encoding peptide-methionine (S)-S-oxide reductase MsrA; the encoded protein is MRSIFLLSFSIFIFSCGNGNTQTVTRDEIANAEPVPVPIENGMARAYFASGCFWCVEAVYESVKGVDEVISGYAGGHTKNPTYESSNTGKTGHAEAVEVIYDPKVINFETLVKIYFGSQNPTQVNGQGPDIGSQYRSIIFYQNQQQKDIIEKIKSQTAKNYDKPIAAEVLPFLKFWVAEDYHQNYEKLNPNNPYVQRVSLPRLNKFKQKFPELLKENGQ